From Cucumis melo cultivar AY chromosome 1, USDA_Cmelo_AY_1.0, whole genome shotgun sequence, a single genomic window includes:
- the LOC103500724 gene encoding LOB domain-containing protein 22 encodes MSPITHHHHNHHHHLSKSSTAPVTTTTSSTTQACAACKYQRRKCAPDCILAPYFPHDRQRQFLNAHKLFGVSNITKIIKNLDPFEKEEAMRTIIFQSDVRSVDPVGGCYRIIRDLQRQIEYNKAELEIVLHQLAICKQQAAAAAAAAAAAAILEGDPMSGYSGIEHQFVEGYEGEGFVVGENENGESLEDQEVEVWGIQDSSCSSLQLKQAGSVHDFHDIKIDDNNQQHQQQLKFQIDHHDLVHRSEEPMLKMDNMILKEDSDPIQQVQDQELKGAIDTLFTFPTCDT; translated from the exons ATGAGCCCCATCACTCACCACCACCAcaaccaccaccaccacctctCCAAATCCTCCACCGCCCCCGTCACAACCACCACTTCCTCCACCACCCAAGCCTGTGCTGCTTGTAAATACCAACGACGTAAGTGCGCTCCCGATTGCATTCTCGCTCCTTATTTCCCTCACGATCGTCAACGTCAATTCTTAAACGCTCATAAACTCTTCGGCGTTAGCAATATTACTAAAATTATCAAGAATCTTGATCCGTTTGAGAAGGAAGAAGCAATGCGTACCATTATTTTTCAATCTGATGTTCGATCCGTTGATCCGGTTGGCGGTTGCTATCGGATTATTCGAGATCTTCAACGTCAAATTGAATACAATAAGGCGGAGCTTGAGATTGTGCTCCATCAATTGGCGATTTGTAAGCAACAGGCCGCTGCTGCCGcggctgctgctgctgctgccgCGATTCTGGAAGGGGATCCGATGAGTGGATATAGCGGGATTGAGCATCAATTTGTGGAAGGATATGAAGGGGAAGGGTTTGTGGTTGGGGAAAATGAGAAtggagagagtttggaagatcAAGAAGTGGAGGTTTGGGGAATTCAAGATTCGTCGTGTTCTTCATTGCAATTGAAACAAGCTGGCTCTGTTCATGATTTCCATGACATCAAAATCGATGATAATAATCAACAACATCAACAACAACTTAAATTTCAAATCGATCATCATGATTTGGTTCATCGTAG TGAAGAACCAATGCTGAAGATGGacaatatgatattgaaagaagATTCTGACCCAATACAACAGGTTCAAGATCAAGAACTTAAAGGTGCAATAGACACTTTATTTACCTTCCCAACTTGTGATACTTAG
- the LOC103500723 gene encoding chaperonin CPN60-like 2, mitochondrial — MYRLASKLKLASSFGSSTSRKLVCSRVTSSRSYVAKDINFGNGARAAMLQGVSEVAEAVKVTMGPKGRNVIIDSRLGSPKVTKDGVTVAKSIQFKDKAKNVGADLVKQVASATNTAAGDGTTCATVLTQAILTEGCKSIAAGVNVMDLRIGIKKAVDAVISELKSTALMISTPEEITQVATISANGEREIGELLARAMEKVGREGVITVSDGNTLEDELEVVEGMKLGRGFISPYFINDQKSQKCELENPFILIHEKKISDMNLLLRALELAVTNKRALLVVAEDVESDALAMLILNKHRAGLKVCAIKAPGFGDNRRANLDDLSILTGGEVITNERGLTLDKVQVEMLGTAKKVTVSLDDTIILHGGGDKKLIEERCEQLRTSIDKSTAMFDKEKAQERLSKLSGGVAVFKVGGVSEAEVGERKDRVTDALNATRAAVEEGIVPGGGVALLHATKVLDELQAQNEDQKRGIEIVQHALRAPTSAIVSNAGYDGALVVGKLLEQDDRNLGFDAAKGVYVDMVKAGIVDPLKVVRTALVDASSVSLLLATAEAAIVEHPNKTNKLPSRMPAMNDMNF; from the exons GTATGTAGCCGGGTAACAAGCAGCAGAAGTTATGTGGCGAAGGATATCAATTTTGGGAATGGGGCTCGTGCAGCTATGCTACAAGGTGTCTCGGAGGTTGCTGAAGCTGTTAAAGTGACAATGGGACCAAAG GGTCGCAATGTAATTATTGATTCAAGATTAGGGAGCCCAAAAGTCACAAAGGATGGTGTTACTGTAGCTAAAAGTATCCAATTCAAGGATAAGGCTAAGAATGTTGGGGCAGATCTTGTAAAGCAAGTTGCGAGTGCCACAAACACTGCTGCTGGAGACG GTACAACTTGCGCAACTGTGCTGACTCAGGCCATTCTCACTGAAGGTTGCAAGTCAATAGCTGCAGGTGTAAACGTGATGGATTTACGCATTGGTATAAAAAAAGCAGTTGATGCTGTTATCTCTGAGTTGAAAAGCACAGCATTGATGATAAGCACCCCAGAAGAAATTACCCAG GTTGCCACTATTTCTGCAAATGGTGAACGTGAGATTGGAGAACTGCTAGCAAGGGCAATGGAGAAAGTTGGAAGGGAAGGAGTGATTACTGTTTCT GATGGAAATACTTTGGAAGATGAATTGGAAGTGGTGGAAGGAATGAAGCTAGGCAGAGGTTTTATTTCTCCTTATTTTATTAACGATCAAAAGAGCCAGAAATGT GAACTGGAAAACCCTTTCATTCTTATACATGAAAAGAAGATTTCAGATATGAACTTACTCCTGAGAGCACTTGAACTTGCAGTAACG AACAAAAGGGCACTTCTTGTTGTTGCTGAGGATGTTGAGAGTGACGCACTTGCCATGCTAATACTTAACAAGCATCGTGCTGGCCTGAAG GTTTGTGCAATCAAAGCTCCTGGTTTTGGGGACAATAGAAGAGCAAATTTGGATGATCTTTCCATTCTAACGGGAGGAGAG GTCATCACCAATGAACGTGGTTTAACTCTGGACAAAGTGCAAGTGGAGATGCTTGGTACTGCCAAAAAG GTTACTGTCTCTCTTGACGATACAATCATTCTTCACGGAGGTGGAGATAAGAAACTAATTGAAGAAAGATGTGAGCAG TTGAGGACGAGTATTGACAAGAGTACTGCAATGTTTGACAAGGAAAAAGCCCAGGAACGATTATCAAAACTCTCTGGTGGTGTAGCAGTCTTCAAG GTAGGTGGGGTAAGCGAGGCTGAAGTTGGGGAGAGGAAAGACAGAGTCACAGATGCCCTGAATGCCACAAGAGCAGCTGTGGAGGAAGGAATTGTGCCAG GTGGTGGAGTTGCCCTTTTGCATGCTACGAAGGTTCTGGATGAACTTCAAGCTCAAAATGAAGACCAGAAAAGAGGAATAGAAATAGTGCAACATGCTCTTAGG GCACCTACATCTGCAATAGTCTCAAATGCTGGATACGATGGTGCTTTGGTTGTTGGAAAGTTATTAGAACAGGATGACCGTAATTTGGGTTTTGATGCTGCCAAAG GTGTATATGTTGACATGGTGAAAGCTGGAATTGTAGATCCGCTGAAAGTTGTGAGAACTGCTTTAGTGGATGCTTCCAG TGTCTCATTGCTGTTGGCAACAGCCGAGGCAGCTATAGTGGAACATCCTAATAAAACGAACAAGCTTCCGAGTAGAATGCCAGCAATGAATGATATGAACTTCTAG